One Deinococcus carri DNA window includes the following coding sequences:
- a CDS encoding cation diffusion facilitator family transporter, with the protein MNRTLRLALGSILIGLLVLGLKFVAYLLTGSVALFSDALESIINVAAAVAAFIALQVSARPADANHPYGHTKAEYFSAVIEGVLILGAAFAILNEAYHAFLHPKPLDAPVLGLAINGAASVVNGLWAAVLIRSGRAWRSPALQADGKYLLTDVVTSIGVLVGVALVALTGYEQLDAILAALVALNVLWSGWGLVRDSVGGLMDAGAPDEAVQRVREIIGSHAQGALEAHDLRTRQAGHTTFVEFHLVVPGDMGVAQAHDICDHIEEAIRAEVKGAVVTIHVEPEGKAKHTGVPVL; encoded by the coding sequence GTGAACCGCACCCTTCGTCTCGCCCTGGGCAGCATCCTGATCGGCCTGCTGGTCCTCGGCCTGAAGTTCGTCGCCTACCTGCTCACCGGCAGCGTGGCCCTGTTTTCGGACGCGCTGGAGAGCATCATCAACGTCGCGGCGGCCGTCGCGGCCTTCATCGCGCTGCAAGTCAGTGCCCGGCCCGCCGACGCCAACCACCCCTACGGCCACACCAAGGCCGAGTATTTCAGCGCCGTCATCGAGGGTGTGCTGATCCTGGGGGCGGCGTTCGCCATCCTGAACGAGGCGTACCACGCCTTCCTGCATCCCAAGCCACTCGACGCGCCGGTGCTGGGCCTGGCCATCAACGGTGCGGCGTCCGTGGTGAACGGCCTCTGGGCCGCCGTGCTGATCCGGAGTGGCCGCGCCTGGCGCTCCCCGGCCCTGCAAGCCGACGGGAAGTACCTGCTGACGGACGTGGTGACGTCCATCGGCGTTCTGGTCGGCGTGGCCTTGGTGGCCCTGACCGGGTACGAGCAACTGGATGCGATTCTGGCGGCCCTGGTCGCGTTGAACGTCCTGTGGTCCGGCTGGGGGCTGGTGCGGGACAGCGTGGGGGGACTGATGGACGCGGGGGCACCCGACGAGGCCGTGCAGCGCGTCCGCGAGATTATTGGCAGTCACGCGCAGGGCGCGTTGGAAGCACATGATCTGCGTACCCGGCAGGCGGGGCACACGACCTTCGTCGAGTTCCATTTGGTCGTGCCTGGGGACATGGGGGTCGCCCAGGCGCACGACATCTGCGACCATATCGAGGAAGCCATCCGGGCCGAGGTTAAGGGTGCAGTGGTCACCATCCACGTCGAACCTGAAGGGAAGGCCAAACATACGGGCGTGCCAGTGCTGTAA
- a CDS encoding ZIP family metal transporter, whose amino-acid sequence MPNVLPILEFTLIPVAATLLGGVWATFRVPSALTRSAFQHLAAGVVMAAVAGELLPEITAQHRPSGLILGFALGVVVMLVLRQFTERLEERAGSGNLGLIAAVGLDTFIDGLLIGVGFAAGPTVGVLLVVALTLELLFLGLSVAAELAQSGASRGRTIGTVAGLTLALLVGATLGGSLLSGVQDFTLEVVMAFGAAALLYLVTEELLVEAHEVRETALITAMFPLGFLTLLVIEQLV is encoded by the coding sequence ATGCCGAACGTCCTGCCGATTCTGGAGTTCACCCTGATCCCGGTGGCCGCCACTCTTCTCGGGGGCGTGTGGGCCACGTTCCGTGTCCCGAGCGCACTGACCCGCAGCGCCTTCCAGCACCTCGCGGCGGGTGTGGTGATGGCCGCCGTCGCCGGGGAACTCCTGCCGGAGATCACGGCCCAGCACCGCCCGAGCGGGTTGATCCTGGGCTTCGCCCTCGGTGTCGTGGTCATGCTGGTGCTGCGGCAGTTCACCGAACGCCTGGAAGAACGTGCCGGGTCAGGGAACCTCGGGCTCATCGCCGCGGTTGGACTGGATACCTTCATCGACGGCCTGTTGATCGGTGTGGGTTTCGCCGCCGGTCCCACGGTCGGCGTGCTGCTGGTGGTGGCCCTCACGCTGGAACTGCTGTTCCTGGGCCTGAGTGTCGCGGCGGAACTCGCCCAGTCCGGCGCCTCCCGGGGACGAACCATCGGGACCGTCGCGGGCCTGACCCTCGCGCTGCTGGTGGGGGCCACCCTCGGCGGGAGCCTGCTGAGCGGCGTGCAAGACTTCACCCTGGAGGTGGTCATGGCCTTTGGGGCCGCGGCGCTGCTGTACCTCGTCACCGAGGAACTCCTGGTCGAGGCGCACGAGGTCAGGGAGACGGCGCTGATCACCGCCATGTTCCCGCTGGGCTTCCTGACCCTGCTCGTTATCGAGCAATTGGTGTGA